In Desulfomonile tiedjei DSM 6799, a genomic segment contains:
- a CDS encoding type II toxin-antitoxin system HicA family toxin, with translation MKRSELVRQLIQAGCVLHRHGSRHDIYLNPMTRQKQPVPRHAEVDEALAKHIMKYLGLEAK, from the coding sequence ATGAAGAGAAGTGAGCTGGTTCGGCAACTGATCCAGGCAGGCTGTGTCCTGCATCGCCACGGCTCCCGACACGACATCTACTTGAATCCAATGACAAGACAAAAGCAACCCGTTCCGAGACATGCCGAAGTTGACGAAGCACTCGCGAAGCACATTATGAAGTATCTGGGCCTGGAGGCGAAATAG
- a CDS encoding type II toxin-antitoxin system HicB family antitoxin, translating into MKRKLTMIYWKGDKFWLGKLLEHPEIMTQGETPEELEANLRDAYLLMALDDVPDSYEIKEIVL; encoded by the coding sequence ATGAAGAGAAAGCTCACGATGATTTATTGGAAAGGTGACAAGTTCTGGCTGGGCAAGCTCTTGGAGCATCCTGAGATCATGACTCAAGGGGAGACTCCGGAAGAGTTGGAAGCCAATCTTCGCGATGCCTACCTTCTCATGGCTCTGGATGACGTCCCGGATTCCTATGAGATCAAAGAAATTGTGCTATGA
- a CDS encoding methyltransferase family protein, with translation MEIIIVQVLGVFTFLIGSVWLGTWIRRAPDKDTAEKASRISHLLFWSCLVLPGSIGLLYPGLTRYDSILGVPSLPLQSPAFAGGLVLLLVGIGFLVRSNHALIRLGRGIAAFLLTRQVVSEQVYHWGRNPMSLGYYLACIGMGLMAGSTTVTLGALFLIIPVHMFNLRYFEERELELRYGQPYLEYKRRVPFLLPKLGRG, from the coding sequence TTGGAGATCATCATTGTTCAGGTGCTTGGCGTCTTCACATTTCTGATAGGCTCTGTCTGGCTCGGGACCTGGATCAGGCGTGCCCCTGACAAGGACACGGCTGAAAAGGCCAGCCGTATCAGTCACTTGCTGTTCTGGAGCTGTCTGGTGCTGCCTGGCTCGATCGGTCTTCTCTACCCGGGCCTGACTCGTTACGATTCGATTTTGGGGGTGCCGTCGCTTCCACTGCAGAGCCCGGCATTCGCCGGTGGCCTTGTGCTGCTATTGGTGGGAATCGGCTTTCTGGTCAGATCGAACCACGCGTTGATCAGGCTCGGAAGGGGGATCGCAGCATTCCTGCTTACACGGCAAGTAGTCAGCGAGCAGGTCTACCACTGGGGCAGGAATCCAATGTCTCTTGGGTATTACCTGGCTTGTATAGGGATGGGCCTGATGGCGGGCTCCACCACAGTCACTCTTGGGGCCTTGTTCCTAATAATTCCTGTTCACATGTTTAACCTGAGATATTTTGAAGAACGTGAACTGGAGCTCCGATACGGACAACCATATCTCGAGTACAAGCGCCGCGTTCCCTTTCTTTTGCCGAAGCTCGGAAGAGGTTGA